Sequence from the Heptranchias perlo isolate sHepPer1 chromosome 28, sHepPer1.hap1, whole genome shotgun sequence genome:
tttcataATCCAAAGGACctttgtcaggtcacccctcattctttTTTCCAGGGAGAagaatcccagcctgttcaatctttcctgacaggtgtaacctctcagttctggtatcatctgagTGAATCTTTTGCACCTTCAGTGTCTCTCTcgccctttttataatatgaaggccagaactgttcacagtactccagttgtgatctaactaaggttctatacaaatttaacataacttccctgcttttcaattctgttcctctagaaatgagcccaaTGCTTTGTTTCCTTTCTTTAATGGCCTTATTTACCTGCGTtgttactttgtgatttgtgtatctgtacccccagatacctctgctctactccatttagactcttacctTCCAAAGattgtgtggcctccttattcttcctaccaaaatgtaccacttgtcaatattgaaatttatttgccgatTGCATGGCTATACTACAAGTTTATTGATGAATGACATtgcgctgtcattacctgtcagTTTATCGCATGTATCCCCAAGTGGCCCTCTCCCTATCCTGATGTTACTTCTGTTATTTGTGCCTGTAAAATACTTCAACCAACCAAGGTTGCTTTCATGAAATATAACTGCTTCCCCTAATAGCATCCATCTAGTATAGTCTTCTGCGTTGAAATAAACACTCACCTTCAACAAAAGAGTTTCCCTTCTAATAAGTTGACCATAAGATCAACCTTGACCCTGTCCAAACCAatcattatcccaactctctatCCAATCTTAATCCAAGAAGACTTGATTCTGCGGGCAAATGTATTTAGTGACATTGGTGGCAGCAGAATTAAGACCAAGGTTCATGGGGCACTCAAAAAGCTGGTATATTAAGAAGGTAAATTTAGCTGCATTAGTAATGGGTCTGGGAGCACATGACAGTAAATGTGAAGAACCAGGTATGAAGGTGACGTGCAGAATTTCTTCCATAATCTCTACTGTTCAACAGCCAACTTTGGCAATCTCTTGAGAAAATCATGAACTGGTGCTACCAGTACCTAATGAGACCAAAAGCAGAATCGTGTCCTGAGCCGCTTTAACCCCTGGTTGTTACCTCATCCAAACTCAATGACTTGAAGCACCATGATCTGTTTTGGACAGAGGGAACTCCGTGAATTACATTTTCTATCCCAGCTCAAGAGGTTTGCAATGGAAAGATGGTGGTGCTCAGCCTTTGAGGGAATGGACTGCAGGCACCACCCTCCTGCagatcagtttgattttttttcaatgacTCCGACCTCTTATCGTTGCCTTCAAAGCTTGTGTTATTTGAGTGGCTTCCAGCAGTTTTTAAAATGCATCTTTAAGGCAATTGTTCTGTTAATGATATGGCCTTGACACACTGCATGAAGTGGATGTGTATATCAAAGGATCAAGCGTCTTTATTTTTCCTTGCTCAACACAGCCATTTTAGCCATTAGTAACTAGCTGGCCCAAATTCCAATTCTGTCTGCGTTTCCATATTTCAATTTCAGTCTTTGAAACTAAACCAGAATAATACAACCTTATTGGTCCATCCAACAGTAGTTAATTTAGAGCATGCAATGTTTCACTGGCTCATATAATATTGTCACCTGTTTTTAAAAAGAATCTACCTGTTCAGTGTCTGTGCTTGTGAGGCAAGATTGGTAGAACAAGTTTCTGGGCAAGCTGAATATTAGTCTTGTGACCCAGCCTACAAGTTGAGAATGATGTGATTTATTTGAAGTAACAAGTCAAAAATGTTTATTCCACTTATATTAATACATCTGTGCACATTGTATACATAATACGTACCAACACGCTATAGCCATGTGTACACACATCTGGGAATGCAACAGCTGTCTCCATTCCTTTAGTATACTCGTCAATCTTTTGCGGCATTGCACAGGAATTAAGACCACATGTAGTGCTTTCTGTCTTTTTATGTGATACTTCGATTTTATATTAATTCCAGTTAAATGGAAAAACTTGAGAAAATTTGGGAAGTCGAGTTGGTTGGAGTGGAGGAGTTTTAGGTTGAAGAGCTGGGAGATACAAAACTGAGATGGCGCACCACTGGCAGAAAGGTGCAATTGCCGCATGACTCATCGAcacaggcagtttccattgtaaatgtgggCATAGGAATTGATGGAAAATTTGACAGGAAGTGCACCCAGGTGTAAGATTAGTAATAaaggttgatgtaaattgtggTACACGTTTTAAAAAATTTAGATTGTATTTGCAATTTTATTTCACATGCACCAGCATCTTGATGTGAGTAGCATAATAACACTGAGCTGTCTATCACAGGGGcttctgactcactctctgtggtGATGCACTCCAGAATTAGAACTGAAATGAACGCATTGGACCAGAAAGCTATATTCTGTCCATTTTATTTTTGCACTTCATTAATGCTACAGCAGGAACTATGATATATATTGATGCCTAAAATCAGTGGGATTATCTTTTCAGTgcaataaatgttttaaaaatatattgaaaATTAGATGTTTGTATCCAGATATTTCTAAATTGGATAAAAATGGTTCATGTTCCACGAGTGAGAATCAGTGAAATTTCATAGTCATGATTAATGTATTTTTAACAAAGAAAATGGTATAAAGCAATATTATGTGGTGATGTAAGATGGAGTAATGAGTGAATGTAAATATACTACAATTTTCACATTAGTTTCTTTTAACCTCGTGCTacgtttgtttttttaaacatcTGAGCCTTCTGGAataatcacacagtacagtaacttTCGTTTTGCAATTTGAATAGCGCAACAGCAGCTGGGTTCTATTTAATATGATCTAACTCAGTTCAGCATTACAGGCTACAACCTTAGCAGAGTTCAGCTTAGTATAACTGCTTCGTTCAGCATTACATCTCGGAGGAATGCACCATATTTTAGTCTTTTATATTTTGTGTGGCAGCAGAACCAATACAAATCAAGTGCCCTCTTTAAGCTaagtagatgtaatacatttggattttgaaaaggcctttgataaggtaccacatagtcaactcacgactaaggtcagagcatgtagaggtgggacaggtagcagaatggatagcaagctgactaaaacagaaaacagtaggggttaagggtagctactcagagtggcaaaaggtgggaagtggttttccacagggatcagtgctgggaccacttgttcacaatttacgttgactatttggattcaggaatcggaaatccaatttcaaaatttgccgacgGCGTCGAGTTGAAGGGTGTcgttaatacaaaagaagaatgtgacaaaatataacaagacattaatgaacttgtAGAATGgccatataattggcaaatgaatttcaatatagataggtgtgaggtgatgtattttggtagaaagaataaggaggccacatattgcttggataatagtccaaatggggtagaggagcaaagggatctgggaatacagaATCACAAATCACTAAGAGTAGCGACACCTgctaataaggccatttttttaaaaaaaagcaaaccaagcactgtggttcatttctagagagagaattgaaaagcagagacgttatgttgaacttgtatagaaccttggtcgaccaaacttggagcactgtgaacagttctggtctccatattacaaaaaggatatagaggcattggagaaggcgcatcacaaggatgatatcagaactgagaggatatatttatcaggaaaggctgaacaggctgcggctcttttctctcgaaaagaaaaggctgagggggtgacctgatagaggtctttcaagataatggaagggtttgatagggtagacatagagaaaatgattccacttgtgggtgagtctaaaactagaggtcataaatataagatagtcatgaatacatccaataaggaattcaggagaaactttttttaaaccCAAAGAGTAGTAAGGATGTGAAATGtgtcaccacaaggagtagctgaggcaaatagcatggatgcatttaagggaaagctggatttgcacatgagagaaaaaggaatagaagggtgtgctgatagggttagatgaagtctggtgggaggaggctcttgtggagctagcagagaccaattgggctgaatggccagtttctgtgctgcaaactctATGAGCTTATGGTGTCCGAGGAAAGGCTTACAACGTTCTTGCACCAGGAATGGTCTACTACCTGGTCAATGTTGAATCTTCCTTCGCAGTGAATTTTGTGTCTCCCTCTGCAATGTGTTGTATGCAGTGCCTTGATTATGTCTTTAATGATTCTTCTGCAGTCATCTTTGATATGGTCCATCAGGATTTGTCTTCTGTTTCTTCTGTAGCTGTTATATATTGCTTATACTTCAAGGACTTGAGTTACTTAGTTTTAACTTGTCTCAAACTGCTAAACTTCTCTCTGAGTTGAACCAAGTTCTCTTGACTTCCTCCAGTTTCTTTTGCATTAGTCTTTCTAGGCACCTTGCCCCAAtctctcacttttaaaaaaaaatgtacttcatgCACTTAGGTCCTGAAGTCACgataggtgttatataaatgcaagactttcttttcaAAGTTATACCCAACATCAAAGAAATCCAAAGCATTGTGGAATATCTTGTATCCCTGTTTCAAAAATGGGCTTTGCTTTTAACCTTTATTTAAATCATTTTTTGTCCATTTTGATATGTTATTAGTGCGTTTTGTTTTACTGAGCATATGGACCATGGGTAAAATATTCAACTAATAGTTGACTAGTTCCATCCTGACCAGTTCACCATGTTTGTGTATTAATGTGTGCCACCAAAGAGCAGTCCAAAAGTTTATTGCAGGCAAGTGTACTGATGAAACATGCAGGAAAAGTCAGGGATGAGAAAGTCATTTGACCTATCCAAGATCACCCCTCTAGTACAGAAACTCTCCCATCATGCCATCCAGTTGTATCTTGAAAAACGCCAATGCTTTTGCCTCtactactgtgtgtgtgtgtgtgtgtgtgtgtgtgtgtgtgtgtgtgtttatttttcACGAATTTCTGTGTGTGTCCTCTGACCCTGCAGCTTGTCTTACTTTAAAGTAATACTGAGTTCACCCATATCATTTGCAGGCCCCTCTTAACCACTCATTGTAAGACTGTAAAGTTCAAGTTTCACAAATAATTTATCACATCTCATCTCTATATTTGGGATCAGTCTTGTTGCTATTCCCTGTATTCTTTCTAAAACATTTATATCCTACTTTCTGTTAACTTTTTAATTGCTTTACCACCCGACCCCAATATTGAAATTAACATGTCAATCATTActcccaattccattttgaagttTCTGTTAATTTAGTTCCATTAATTGCATACTTGTGACCCACTTTTTTCCACTTGCATGTAATGCTATTCATTGTTAAATTTGATTTGGTATGTCTCTACCTAGTTGGATAGCCAAACTGAATCTATATTTCAAATGTTCTCTGTTTCTACTGCTCTGTCTATTTTATTATTACTCTCCCTATTTGTGAAATAGGCTGGAAAAATTATAATTGTAAAAATCTTCAACACATTTGTGGAGTCCAGCATTCCATTTGTTTTCTAAACTGAGATCTACAGATGATGTTCTGTGTACTGGCACAGTACCCATGTAAGAAAATATCTGCACTTAATGAAAACGCCAGCTGACCGTTCTGTTGCTTTTATTATGTCTCTCCCTTAGATGGTAACATATAAGCTATGACTTACTGATTAAAACGTGCAGATCTAGATTAGCATTGTTAAAATGATTTACAAAATTTAGCACTGCAAAGAAATGAGTATTGGATTGTAGCCATGTTCTGAAATCCCTTCTCTCTTCACTGTTTCCTTTGTGGCTCAGCAGTGCACTGGAATTCTTCgctctgattttaaaaaatggaatatGGACCAAAATTGGGAACATGGCTGGAAGGAATATGAAGTTTCCCAGCTGAGAGTAGAGGAAATTCATTGCTGTTGTTCACTTAGTGTCTCACTGGTTATGTCAGTATTTTTCCTTGAATAAATCTCCAattgaattaaacaattaatgTACTGCTATCTACTCCTGTTCTTTGAAAGTTGTGTTCTTGCTCAAAAAAAGTTGTATTCCGTTGAACAACGCAGTGCCAGTATCGCAATGTTCCTGGTCAGTTATAGCTTGGAGTTCAGAGCAGGGCAAACTCTATGCAGTATCAATAAGTTGGCTTTAGTTTAACCAGTGTGACGTTTCCCACAATAACAGTGTTGACTGAGTGAAACTGCAGAATTATGCTGTGCACTTGCACCCTCAAGAAGCTCAGTTGAAACTGCTGAGGCTCATTTCATATTAGACTCATGGTCAGCAATGGTCCCATCTGTTTGTAATGGATTTAACCCTGAAGTCAAAGATGAAAGGCCATAGTTTTAAGTAGCTGAACCAATGTCATCTAGACGTTAATGCTAtaccaccccccacaccccctcccaaaaaaaCTGCAAGAAAAACCTTTCCATTAATACAAACAAAATATTGAATTGTGTACATTATTACCAGCCATACATTTTCTGGTATGTATCTATGCAGAAGGTTGAGATAGATTATTTGTGACTATTGGCCCACGAAGGACTCTGATTTTTCCCTTTTGTACCAACGTTCCAGTATGGTGCGTGAAAAGCATACCCAAAGCCCAACCAGTTCCCTAACTTGTGGGTCCAGATGGACAAAGCTGGCTGCAGGGAAGGAGGGGAAACTTAATGCATCTGCTAAGAGTGGCATCAACTGACAAGTGAAGGCATGCTATCTATCCGCCCCTCAATCTAGTGAATGGCCTGTTGGGTACAAATGCGAACAGATCAGATTTTGCAGTCATAACTCCCTTCCTACCCCCCCACCTTTCAAAAAATTAATGCACACTTAACTTAAGAAAGGTAAGACTAAAATGTGATATGAGGAATGAGTAGGGTAGAAGGAAAGCTGGAGGAAAAAATTGGGAAGCCCAACACGGATGCAACTCAAAGCAATGTGCAGTGCCATGGGATATGATTGCGAAGCATTGTTTCCCTGTTTTTTGTTCAGATTACAAAGTTGTCTGCTGCAAAATTTTGTACAAAAGCTCACTAAAATATTAGTTCAATAACATTTCTGCTAAGGAAACACAACCCATggaaaatcagatttttttttgttttctgtacTTTTTAATTTTTTGAATCTCAACTGAGGAAAGGTGCATGTGTTTAACTCTGCTTTTATGGGGATGTTTAGCTATGTTTTTTccatttgtaattttaaaaaaataatttgctttGCCACCTAAGTACAGGAAatgcagcatttgctgttttattGTGGTTGACCACTTCAACTGTGAGAACTGTATACAGGGTGGCTGCTGAGAAGTGAATTGGATGGATAATAAAAGTGAAAAGCATTTTGAGGTGATACAGTTACCCTGTGTCTCTGTGCAGAAGTGGAAGTGAAACAAATTGGGAGAATAGGCTTGTATTGCCAcccttttaataaaaaaaagcagAAGTGCCTTGATGGAATTGCAGTCCATAGGGGATTTTGTGTGTAGGTACAAATCATGTCATCGCTTCCAACTTTGCATATTGGAAAGATGCAGTGCATTGCACATTTGGCATGATGGGCAGTTTTAACATGTCTGATTTTAAATATGGAGTGGCAATGCTGATGCACAGACAGTTGCAACAGGAAGGCAACTTATGCCCATAGCCTTGGAAGAAAGTCACCCTGTAGCTGATGCGCATTTTCTTTGTAGTCCTGGGAGCTAAAACAAACACCGAGCACTTTAGACTTCCAGCTCAGAGAGCGGTGGTGGCAAATCGAAATCATTCACAAGATCCAGAAAATCCaatggaggagggggaaagtTTGTATTATTTGGACCTACGTCAGGAACCCCCTGAGGTGGGCCTCGAGCCTCTGTAACTGTTGCAGGCAGTGGATGTTGTGGGTCATTGTTATTCAGTGGAGCTTGTGCCtcaagaggaggtggtggaaAATCTTGACTTTGTGTTCCATTTACAGTTTGTGTTTGACTTAAAGCTTGTGtttcttttcctgtttcattttccaTTTTGACTTCAGCAGGCACTATGATCGTTCCTTCAATCTCAGGTGAAGAACTGTTGATGATTCCTTCAGACTCTTGCACCTCCATGTTATATTGATCCAGTAAGGATTCACGTTTAGATTTTTTAGACAGAAAGGTGGTGAGTGAGGGGCGTTTCGCTGGAGCAGCATCGATATCGTTGTCCTCAACTACATGTACAGAATCTTCACCACTGGGGACTGGGCAAGTTCCTGCCCATGTGAGGTCCTGTACAGGTTTCTTTTGTGAGCATCTTTTCCACACTGGAATGGCAACTATGATGAGCAACATTAACAACAATATCCCACCGATGATGCAAGCAACGATCGTGCTTGCAGCCAAGTCACGATCTTGGTACTGGGTCGTTGGCTTACTGGTCGTTGGCTTACTGGTCGTTGGCTTACTGGTCGTTGGCTTACTGGTCGTTGGCTTACTGGTCGTTGGCTTACTGGTCGTTGGCTTACTGGTCGTTAACTCAGTAGTGGTCTGTTTTATAGTTGCCACGTACGAAGTAGGTTTGGAGGTCGAACTTGGAATCGATTGTGCCTCAGATGAAAATTTCGATGTGAACTGTGAAGTAACAGAAGGTGTATTTGCCAAGATAGAAGTGTCACTGGGAAGATCACTTGAAGGCCCACTTATGGTGGTTGGCATACTTGTGATTATCCAGGAAGTTGCAGTGGCCAGGTTACTGGAGTCCTGAAGTGAAGATGATGCACTTGGATCTGTTACAATATCTGATCCTGTGGATGACTTGTAGTTCACTGTGGTTGTACCCCCAAGGCCCTTTGCCAGTAGTACCAGTATAGTCAAATGGATTGCTTCCATCTTTCCTAGCTTTGAAGAGACAGGCTTTAAAAACCAAGACCAGGTTGCTGACGACTATAAATTCCTGCAAGAATTAagaatgaaatttttttttagaattttGCTGTATTTCAAAAAATACTTTTATTGCTTTTGTTGGTGTGTGTAAAAGCAAAATGTGGGATGCACACACTTCAAATAtcaagttaatttttaaaattcataccATAAAAAAGCAAGTTTAAAAGTTCCTGTTTTTGACTTGCTTGTGATAGTAAGTGTTGTTGAGCTGTTAGCTTCTCACTATTCctacccttgttgcccagtattATGCTTTCAAGGGGAAGACGAGGAGCAGGTTTTGCTCTGAATGATTTTATCTGCTTCAGTGATATCACGAATGGGAGTGGCAGATTGTGAGCTGCGTTCCTCATTCATGATGCCAGTGGAGCTGAATGTTCTGATGTCCCAGCAGGAGCGGTGTTACCATAAGTCTCTGCTTTCAGCCTGCCTCTGACCAACTGTTCCTGAATATGGGACGGTGGCTGAGACACTGCTACCTGCGAACATGTTTTCTTGACATTTAGGGTTAACGAGCAAGTCAGTCAACTGTACTTCCCCTTTGAGAGGTTATTCATCTTCTGTCACCAGAGGATAAATACTTCCTGGTAGGTCACTGATAACAGCAAGATAAATGGGTGCTTAATCTTTTTTTGCTCCTATTAGttaaaggaggaatgttggccaggagcgcTATCTACTCTTGGAACATGGCCATGGGACCTTTAAATGACCACTTCAACAGGCATTTAATACTTCATAATGCAGACTTTTACCAGTAGTGTAGAAAGGGCTTATTAAGGGGGAGCTTTGCTTCTGTTTTCTTTGAGTGGAGCATGCTAAGATTGAAAGTTGGCTCCACTGTTCTGTACCTGCAACTGAATGGAATGACAGCCCATTTTATTGAAATATATGTCTGATTTAAAGTGAAGATCTGAGCAGTAATCTTGCGTTGTTCAGCCATAAGTACCACAATGCAGCTCATTGAATACCGTGTAAAATACTCTTTTTTTTGGTACAAACGTACTTTTATATCTTACAGCATTTTTGCACCTGTTCCGGGAGAATGACCTCAGTGTGTCATGCTCTCATTTTC
This genomic interval carries:
- the LOC137345027 gene encoding uncharacterized protein, translated to MEAIHLTILVLLAKGLGGTTTVNYKSSTGSDIVTDPSASSSLQDSSNLATATSWIITSMPTTISGPSSDLPSDTSILANTPSVTSQFTSKFSSEAQSIPSSTSKPTSYVATIKQTTTELTTSKPTTSKPTTSKPTTSKPTTSKPTTSKPTTSKPTTQYQDRDLAASTIVACIIGGILLLMLLIIVAIPVWKRCSQKKPVQDLTWAGTCPVPSGEDSVHVVEDNDIDAAPAKRPSLTTFLSKKSKRESLLDQYNMEVQESEGIINSSSPEIEGTIIVPAEVKMENETGKETQALSQTQTVNGTQSQDFPPPPLEAQAPLNNNDPQHPLPATVTEARGPPQGVPDVGPNNTNFPPPPLDFLDLVNDFDLPPPLSELEV